In bacterium, the following proteins share a genomic window:
- a CDS encoding flagellar biosynthesis protein FlgA yields MLRQRLAAREREGHPIRVGVVGAGRFGTMIVCQLAAMPGMRPSVVADLDLARARAALAHGGVAGDRVIHADRAGHANPVIARGDSVVTADAAVVVDSDVDVVVDATGSPEAAAATALAAIRRERHVVMVTVEADVLAGAVFRRAADGAGVVYSAAYGDQPALIYELYDWAAALGFDVVAAGKGTKYLPAYRKGVPDDVWERYGMSETAATGLNPKMYNSFTDGTKSAIEMAAVANMTGLHPDVRGMHFPPVGTDRLPEVLKPASDGGILRGSGVVEVVSSIDRDGRPVPYDLRWGVYVVFTSPRPYVRAAFREYGLSVDRTGRYASFYRPYHLVGLELPISAARAVLDGVPTGTPRTVPCAAVASAAKRALRPGDMLDGEGGSTVYGLADDALAAARERLLPIGLSHGARVVRAVPEDGLVRLDDVELDTSSALYRLWEDQQRLLEGGGEEMERPRREANPRRQ; encoded by the coding sequence TTGCTCCGGCAGCGTCTTGCGGCACGCGAACGGGAGGGCCATCCGATCCGGGTCGGCGTGGTCGGCGCCGGCCGGTTTGGAACGATGATCGTCTGTCAGCTCGCGGCGATGCCGGGCATGCGGCCCTCCGTGGTCGCCGATCTCGACCTGGCCCGCGCCCGTGCCGCGCTGGCCCACGGCGGCGTGGCCGGGGACCGCGTCATCCACGCCGATCGGGCCGGCCACGCCAACCCCGTGATTGCGCGCGGTGATTCCGTGGTGACGGCCGACGCGGCGGTGGTGGTCGACAGCGACGTGGACGTGGTCGTGGATGCGACCGGGAGTCCGGAGGCGGCCGCGGCCACCGCGCTCGCGGCGATCCGCCGGGAGCGGCACGTCGTGATGGTGACGGTCGAAGCCGACGTGCTGGCGGGCGCGGTCTTCCGCCGCGCCGCGGACGGCGCCGGGGTCGTGTACTCGGCGGCGTACGGTGACCAGCCGGCGCTCATCTACGAGCTGTATGATTGGGCGGCCGCGCTCGGCTTCGACGTCGTCGCCGCGGGCAAGGGCACGAAGTACCTGCCGGCGTACCGCAAGGGCGTCCCCGACGACGTCTGGGAGCGGTACGGCATGTCGGAGACGGCCGCGACCGGACTCAATCCCAAAATGTACAACTCCTTCACCGACGGCACGAAGTCGGCGATCGAGATGGCCGCCGTCGCGAACATGACGGGCCTCCATCCCGACGTCCGCGGCATGCACTTCCCGCCGGTCGGGACCGACCGGCTGCCGGAGGTGCTGAAGCCCGCCTCCGACGGCGGCATCCTGCGCGGCAGCGGCGTGGTGGAGGTCGTGAGCTCGATCGACCGCGACGGCCGCCCCGTGCCCTACGACCTGCGGTGGGGCGTCTACGTCGTTTTCACGTCCCCGCGGCCGTACGTGCGCGCCGCCTTTCGCGAGTACGGCCTGTCCGTGGATCGCACGGGCCGGTACGCGTCGTTCTATCGGCCGTATCACCTCGTGGGGTTGGAACTGCCGATCAGCGCCGCGCGCGCGGTGCTCGACGGCGTGCCGACGGGCACCCCGCGAACAGTCCCATGCGCGGCCGTGGCGTCGGCCGCCAAGCGCGCGCTGCGGCCCGGCGACATGCTCGATGGGGAGGGTGGCTCGACCGTATACGGCCTGGCCGACGACGCCCTCGCCGCGGCACGGGAGCGGCTGCTGCCGATCGGCCTGTCGCACGGGGCGCGCGTGGTCCGCGCGGTGCCCGAAGACGGACTCGTCCGTCTCGACGACGTGGAGCTCGACACGTCGTCGGCGCTCTACCGCCTGTGGGAGGACCAGCAGCGGCTCCTGGAGGGCGGCGGGGAGGAGATGGAGCGGCCGCGGCGCGAAGCGAATCCGCGGCGTCAGTAG
- a CDS encoding zinc ribbon domain-containing protein codes for MTYVFRCGSCRHEFEIIATVAEYGSRGLPACPNCGTAAAKRVYTPVMVMTGAGTAAPDVGGGPASGGCCGGGMCGCQH; via the coding sequence ATGACGTACGTGTTTCGCTGTGGATCCTGCCGGCATGAGTTCGAGATCATCGCGACCGTGGCCGAGTACGGGAGTCGGGGGCTTCCGGCGTGCCCCAATTGCGGGACGGCGGCCGCCAAACGCGTGTACACGCCGGTCATGGTCATGACCGGGGCCGGGACCGCCGCGCCGGATGTCGGCGGAGGACCGGCGTCGGGCGGATGCTGCGGCGGCGGTATGTGCGGGTGTCAGCACTGA
- a CDS encoding OsmC family protein, translating to MTGTLAGALEARGIPSHPDKLWTEAEGTIEAPDRVMRLTTMRVTYHLRIPKGKRAEAERALAVFERGCPVAQTLKGCVEISHAREITEE from the coding sequence CTGACGGGCACCCTGGCGGGCGCGCTGGAGGCGCGCGGGATCCCGAGTCACCCGGACAAGCTCTGGACCGAAGCGGAGGGCACGATCGAGGCGCCCGACCGGGTCATGCGCCTCACCACCATGCGCGTGACCTACCATCTCCGGATTCCCAAGGGCAAGCGGGCCGAGGCCGAGCGGGCGCTCGCGGTGTTCGAGCGCGGCTGCCCGGTGGCCCAGACCCTCAAGGGGTGCGTGGAGATCTCGCACGCCCGGGAGATCACCGAGGAATGA
- a CDS encoding enoyl-CoA hydratase/isomerase family protein, producing MLFDVRDGVALLTVNRPEQRNAMTWAMYQRLVDVCGEVDRDDRIRVLVITGSGGRAFISGTDISQFPAFRGNPQAGIDYEERIDAVIGRLESVAKPTIASVRGFAVGGGMTIALACDLRVAAEDARFGIPIIRLGNCLSQKNYARIVALIGPARAKEMIYTARHVDAREALGWGLVNDVVPAEMLETRTRELAEAIAQAPPLTLRVSKEAVRRAINRLVPEDPGHDLVETCYNSADFQEGVAAFLDKRTPHWTGR from the coding sequence ATCCTGTTCGACGTCCGGGATGGGGTGGCGCTTCTCACCGTCAACCGCCCCGAGCAGCGGAACGCGATGACCTGGGCGATGTATCAGCGCTTGGTGGATGTCTGCGGGGAGGTGGACCGCGACGACCGCATCCGCGTCCTCGTGATTACCGGCAGCGGCGGCCGCGCCTTCATCTCCGGGACGGACATCTCGCAGTTTCCGGCGTTCCGCGGCAATCCGCAGGCCGGGATCGACTACGAGGAGCGGATCGATGCGGTCATCGGCCGGCTGGAATCGGTGGCCAAGCCCACGATCGCCTCGGTGCGGGGATTTGCGGTCGGTGGCGGCATGACGATCGCGCTCGCCTGCGATCTCCGGGTGGCCGCCGAGGACGCCCGGTTCGGCATTCCCATCATCCGCCTCGGGAACTGTCTCTCCCAGAAGAACTACGCCCGCATCGTCGCGCTGATCGGACCGGCGCGCGCGAAAGAGATGATCTACACGGCGCGCCACGTCGACGCGCGTGAGGCGCTCGGCTGGGGCCTGGTAAACGACGTCGTGCCGGCCGAGATGCTCGAGACGCGGACGCGCGAGCTCGCCGAGGCGATCGCCCAGGCCCCGCCGCTCACATTGCGCGTGAGCAAGGAGGCCGTCCGGCGGGCGATCAACCGCTTGGTCCCCGAGGATCCCGGGCACGATCTCGTCGAAACCTGCTACAACAGCGCCGACTTCCAGGAAGGCGTCGCCGCGTTTCTTGACAAGCGCACGCCTCACTGGACGGGTCGCTGA
- a CDS encoding S1 RNA-binding domain-containing protein translates to MIDDDKAPEVQGDDIDLARMPALAERQIVQGTVVRVDSEGVLVDVGAKSEGFIPPKELSARGDAVEGITVGDKIDVYVMKVEGEEGNILLSKKRADLARAWDRVQDAHREGTVLHAMVVDKVKGGLVVDLGLRGFVPGSHVDLSEAKGRQFEALVGQSIPLKVIEVDRGKGRVILSHKIAVSTERTKRRGELLQSLEEGEVRDGVVRRLTDFGAFVDIGGVDALLPISEMSWTYIKHPSEVVRRGQHLKVAVLRVDREAGRISLGLKHILPDPWQRIGETYRPGQTVSGKVVRTVASGAFVRLGDVDAFIPISELAEKRVGKVEDVLAAGQTVEALITEIRAEERRMILSLKRLARARERDQVKEYISNQEPSGRVTIGDIAGDLLRRAVTAPEPAADGPAPAAEAADGEAGTRDHEPQEPAAHTPTPPSGTAKAR, encoded by the coding sequence ATGATCGACGACGACAAGGCACCGGAGGTCCAGGGCGACGACATCGACCTCGCCCGGATGCCGGCCCTGGCCGAGCGGCAGATCGTGCAGGGCACGGTGGTGCGGGTGGACAGCGAAGGCGTGCTCGTGGACGTCGGCGCGAAATCCGAGGGCTTCATCCCGCCCAAGGAACTGTCGGCCCGCGGCGACGCCGTCGAAGGCATCACGGTCGGCGACAAGATCGACGTGTACGTGATGAAGGTGGAGGGCGAGGAAGGGAACATTCTGCTCAGCAAAAAGCGCGCGGACCTCGCCCGCGCCTGGGACCGCGTGCAGGACGCGCATCGGGAGGGAACCGTCCTCCACGCGATGGTCGTCGACAAGGTCAAAGGCGGCCTCGTGGTCGACCTCGGGCTCCGGGGCTTCGTGCCCGGCAGCCACGTCGATCTCTCCGAGGCGAAGGGCCGGCAGTTCGAAGCGCTCGTCGGACAGAGCATTCCGCTCAAGGTCATCGAGGTCGACCGCGGCAAGGGGCGGGTCATTCTGTCCCACAAGATCGCGGTGTCCACGGAGCGGACGAAACGCCGGGGCGAGCTCCTGCAGTCGCTCGAGGAGGGCGAGGTTCGGGACGGCGTCGTCAGGCGGCTGACGGACTTCGGCGCGTTCGTCGACATCGGCGGCGTGGACGCGCTCCTGCCGATCAGTGAGATGTCGTGGACGTACATCAAACACCCGTCGGAAGTGGTGCGCCGGGGCCAGCACCTCAAGGTGGCGGTGCTGCGGGTCGATCGCGAGGCCGGACGCATCTCGCTCGGGCTCAAACACATCCTGCCCGATCCGTGGCAGCGCATCGGCGAGACGTACCGCCCGGGGCAGACGGTCTCGGGGAAGGTGGTGCGGACCGTCGCTTCCGGCGCATTCGTCCGCCTCGGAGACGTGGACGCGTTCATCCCAATATCCGAGCTGGCGGAGAAACGCGTCGGGAAGGTGGAAGACGTGCTCGCCGCGGGGCAGACGGTCGAGGCGCTGATCACGGAGATCCGGGCGGAAGAGCGGCGGATGATTCTCAGCCTGAAGCGGCTCGCCCGCGCCCGCGAGCGCGATCAGGTCAAAGAGTACATCTCGAACCAGGAGCCCTCGGGACGCGTCACGATCGGCGACATCGCGGGCGACCTGTTGCGGCGGGCCGTGACCGCGCCGGAGCCGGCCGCGGACGGGCCCGCGCCCGCGGCCGAGGCCGCGGACGGCGAGGCGGGGACCCGCGACCACGAGCCGCAGGAACCCGCGGCCCACACGCCCACGCCGCCCTCCGGCACCGCCAAGGCCCGCTAG
- a CDS encoding thioesterase family protein, whose translation MSELGIRVRYAETDQMRVAHHASYLVWFEAGRTELIRACGRSYAQLEEDGWLLVVIEAHCRYRHPARYDDVLALRTSFREVGPARVAFAYELRRAADGTALADGWTVHAAVDRTGRVRRVPMELRRLLARAAGAVIEPKKQ comes from the coding sequence GTGTCGGAGCTCGGAATCCGGGTGCGGTATGCGGAAACGGATCAGATGCGGGTGGCGCACCACGCGAGCTATCTGGTTTGGTTCGAGGCCGGCCGCACCGAGTTGATCCGGGCCTGTGGGCGGTCCTATGCGCAGCTCGAGGAGGACGGATGGCTCCTCGTCGTGATCGAAGCGCATTGCCGTTACCGGCACCCGGCCCGGTACGACGACGTCCTCGCGCTCCGCACGAGCTTCCGAGAGGTCGGCCCGGCGCGCGTGGCGTTTGCGTATGAGCTGCGGCGGGCCGCCGACGGGACGGCGCTCGCGGACGGATGGACGGTGCACGCGGCGGTCGACCGCACGGGCCGTGTGCGCCGGGTCCCGATGGAGCTTCGCCGGCTCCTGGCACGGGCGGCAGGAGCGGTGATCGAGCCGAAGAAGCAATAA
- a CDS encoding ABC transporter permease, producing MTTAARALPHRRAAALSWRRMARSPNLLVGLLILVLVVGAALFAGFLAPYSPIDQSFADQLRPPSGSHLFGTDEFGRDIFSRVLYGARIALTVGVISDGIALATGVAAGVVAGYFGGLPDSLVMRTVDVMLAFPYLLLAMIVVAILGPSLTNAMIAIGIVYTPQFARLVRGAVLGIREQEFVEAAGAIGAGSVRVLARHVLPNILSPIIVMATLTVGFTIVETAGLSFLGLGAAPPTPEWGSMLATGRSYMLTAPWIATFPGLAILVTVVGFNLVGDGLRDLLDPRLRGRGF from the coding sequence ATGACCACGGCCGCGCGCGCGCTGCCCCACCGGCGCGCCGCCGCGCTCTCGTGGCGGCGCATGGCGCGGAGCCCCAATCTGCTCGTCGGCCTGCTCATCCTCGTCCTGGTGGTCGGCGCCGCGCTCTTTGCGGGATTCCTGGCGCCCTACAGTCCGATCGACCAGTCGTTCGCCGACCAGCTGCGGCCCCCGTCGGGAAGCCACCTGTTCGGCACGGACGAGTTCGGCCGCGACATCTTCTCGCGGGTGCTCTACGGCGCGCGGATCGCGCTGACGGTCGGCGTGATCTCGGATGGTATCGCGCTCGCGACGGGAGTCGCGGCCGGGGTCGTCGCCGGATACTTCGGCGGCCTCCCGGATTCGCTGGTCATGCGCACGGTGGACGTGATGCTGGCGTTTCCCTATCTGCTGCTGGCGATGATCGTCGTAGCGATTCTCGGGCCCAGCCTGACCAATGCGATGATCGCCATCGGCATCGTCTACACGCCGCAGTTCGCGCGCCTGGTGCGCGGCGCCGTGCTGGGGATTCGGGAGCAGGAGTTCGTCGAGGCGGCCGGTGCGATCGGCGCGGGCTCGGTGCGCGTCCTCGCGCGGCACGTGCTGCCCAATATCCTGTCGCCGATCATCGTGATGGCGACGCTGACGGTCGGGTTTACGATCGTCGAGACTGCCGGCCTGTCGTTCCTCGGGCTCGGCGCCGCGCCGCCGACGCCGGAGTGGGGCTCGATGCTGGCGACCGGCCGGTCGTACATGCTCACGGCGCCGTGGATCGCGACCTTCCCGGGGCTGGCCATCCTGGTGACCGTCGTCGGCTTCAACCTGGTCGGTGACGGCCTGCGCGACCTGCTCGATCCCCGGCTGCGCGGCCGCGGCTTCTAG
- a CDS encoding ABC transporter permease, whose product MLRYIARRLVQLLPVLLGVSVLVFLGMHLVPGDVAQLLLGEKGTEADLARLRHQLGLDQPLYVQYGRFLAGAVRGDFGASIRTRQAVIWEIGQALPVTVELSLAALVFAVACGLAIGVVAARHARTAVDTIAMVGVLVGVSMPIFWTGILLLLVFGGMLGWLPLGGIFDEGMMFRRVTGMPLIDGLLTWNLPLVTSHLRHLVLPAVALGATSMATVARMSRSTMLEVLGLDYVRTARAKGVAEPRVVRRHALRNALLPIVTLVGLQLGLLLSGAVLTETIFALPGLGRLAITSVLARDYPVVQGVVLIAAAIFVLANLVVDVLYAYLDPRIRYQ is encoded by the coding sequence ATGCTTCGCTACATCGCGCGCCGCCTCGTCCAACTTCTCCCCGTGCTCCTCGGGGTGAGCGTGCTCGTGTTTCTCGGGATGCACCTCGTGCCCGGCGACGTCGCGCAGCTGCTGCTGGGCGAAAAGGGGACGGAGGCCGACCTGGCGCGGCTCCGCCACCAGCTCGGGCTGGACCAGCCGCTCTACGTGCAGTACGGCCGCTTTCTCGCCGGCGCCGTCCGCGGGGACTTCGGCGCCTCGATTCGGACGCGGCAGGCGGTGATCTGGGAGATCGGTCAGGCGCTGCCGGTCACGGTTGAGTTGAGTCTCGCGGCGCTGGTGTTCGCGGTCGCCTGCGGCCTCGCGATCGGCGTGGTCGCCGCGCGCCACGCGCGCACCGCGGTCGACACGATCGCGATGGTCGGCGTGCTCGTCGGCGTCTCGATGCCGATTTTCTGGACGGGCATCCTGCTGCTGCTGGTCTTCGGCGGCATGCTCGGCTGGCTGCCGCTCGGCGGCATCTTCGATGAGGGCATGATGTTTCGCCGCGTCACCGGTATGCCGCTGATCGACGGGCTCCTGACCTGGAACCTGCCCCTGGTGACGAGCCACCTCCGGCACCTCGTCCTGCCGGCGGTCGCGCTCGGCGCCACGTCGATGGCGACGGTGGCGAGGATGTCGCGGTCGACGATGCTCGAGGTGCTCGGCCTGGACTACGTGCGCACGGCGCGGGCGAAAGGCGTCGCGGAGCCGCGGGTGGTCCGGCGGCACGCGCTCCGCAACGCGCTGCTGCCCATCGTCACGCTCGTGGGGCTGCAGCTCGGCCTGCTGCTGAGCGGCGCGGTGCTGACCGAGACGATCTTCGCGCTCCCCGGTCTGGGGCGGCTCGCGATCACGAGCGTGCTGGCGCGCGACTATCCGGTCGTGCAGGGCGTCGTGCTGATCGCCGCCGCGATTTTCGTCCTGGCCAATCTTGTGGTGGACGTCCTGTACGCGTACCTTGATCCCCGGATCCGGTACCAATGA
- a CDS encoding ABC transporter substrate-binding protein gives MGRARPQRWLVLLLVAMLVPVGLWGVAQAQTAKTLVIAIGADQTGMDPQTVENNESGFIMSTIYDSIANYKVGSSIPGPGLAESWIISPDGKVYTFKLRHGVTFHDGTPMNAHTVAADVDRAINPQNPCYVFNRKSVDTYDDFTFGSVKDNSVVKMDAVDDYTLRFTLSKPNAPFLSSLAMVWQGIVSPEATKKYDCDASQHPVGTGPFKFVEAVRNDHVTVDANAGYWGGRPKVDRIVFQVVPESATRMLKLERNEVQVLADVPPSDYARVTGNKALKLYSQAGLTILYVGMNNGLDPFKDKRVRQAMNYAVDKEAINKGLYGGATTATQGMPPVLWGYAKDVKAYPYDVAKAKALLKEAGLANGFTADMMVYANPRGYNPIGGAKLGEAVQGYLAKVGVTAKITQYEWGAYLQRLRHTEWSGFAMCGWSGDNGDPDNFLGDLFEWNEANGTARTNNCTRHHNAAFDKLLQQGRLVSDQAKRAQIYAQANRILHDDAPGIFINYTNQVRAARTTVRGFTLNPLQMFFHMEQVSLQ, from the coding sequence ATGGGGCGTGCAAGGCCGCAGCGGTGGTTGGTGCTGCTCCTCGTCGCGATGCTGGTGCCGGTCGGGCTCTGGGGTGTGGCCCAGGCGCAGACGGCGAAAACGCTGGTCATCGCGATCGGCGCCGATCAGACTGGCATGGATCCGCAGACCGTCGAGAACAACGAGTCGGGCTTCATCATGTCGACGATCTACGACTCGATCGCGAACTACAAGGTCGGGTCGAGCATCCCCGGCCCGGGCCTCGCGGAATCCTGGATCATCTCCCCCGACGGCAAGGTGTACACGTTCAAGCTGCGGCACGGCGTCACGTTTCACGACGGGACGCCGATGAACGCCCATACGGTCGCGGCCGACGTCGACCGCGCGATCAATCCGCAAAACCCGTGTTACGTCTTCAACCGCAAGTCCGTCGACACGTATGACGACTTCACGTTCGGGTCGGTGAAGGACAACAGCGTCGTCAAGATGGACGCCGTTGACGACTACACCCTGCGCTTTACGCTGTCGAAGCCGAACGCGCCGTTCCTCTCCAGTCTCGCGATGGTCTGGCAGGGGATCGTCTCGCCTGAGGCGACCAAGAAGTACGATTGCGACGCGAGCCAGCATCCGGTGGGGACGGGGCCGTTCAAGTTCGTGGAGGCGGTCCGCAACGACCACGTCACCGTCGACGCCAACGCGGGCTACTGGGGCGGACGGCCCAAAGTGGACCGCATCGTGTTCCAGGTCGTCCCCGAGAGCGCGACCCGGATGCTCAAGCTCGAACGGAACGAGGTGCAGGTGCTCGCCGACGTGCCGCCGTCCGATTACGCGCGGGTGACCGGGAACAAGGCGCTGAAACTGTACTCCCAGGCCGGCCTGACGATTCTCTACGTCGGGATGAACAACGGCCTGGATCCTTTCAAGGACAAGCGCGTCCGCCAGGCGATGAACTACGCCGTGGACAAGGAGGCGATCAACAAGGGCCTCTACGGCGGCGCGACGACGGCGACGCAGGGCATGCCGCCGGTGCTCTGGGGCTACGCCAAGGATGTCAAGGCCTATCCGTACGACGTCGCCAAAGCCAAGGCGCTGCTCAAGGAGGCCGGGCTCGCCAACGGGTTCACCGCGGACATGATGGTGTACGCGAACCCGCGCGGCTACAACCCGATCGGCGGCGCGAAGCTCGGGGAGGCCGTTCAGGGATACCTGGCCAAGGTTGGTGTGACGGCCAAGATCACGCAGTACGAGTGGGGCGCCTATCTCCAGCGGCTCCGCCACACGGAATGGTCGGGCTTCGCGATGTGCGGGTGGTCGGGCGACAACGGCGACCCGGACAACTTTCTGGGCGACCTGTTCGAGTGGAACGAAGCGAACGGCACGGCGCGGACCAACAACTGCACGCGGCATCACAACGCGGCGTTCGACAAGCTGCTGCAGCAGGGCCGCCTGGTCTCCGACCAGGCGAAGCGGGCGCAGATCTACGCGCAGGCCAACCGGATCCTCCACGACGACGCGCCGGGGATCTTCATCAACTACACGAACCAGGTGCGGGCGGCCCGGACGACCGTGCGCGGGTTCACGCTGAACCCCCTGCAGATGTTCTTCCACATGGAGCAGGTGTCGCTGCAGTAG
- the proC gene encoding pyrroline-5-carboxylate reductase, with product MMWNGTVGMIGAGNMADALVRGLLGRGVVTPDRCLMTNRSNDARLARFAREWTVTTTRDKARLVRDADAVVLAVKPADVPDVLRDIAPHVEARHLVISVAAGVPIETIERALRTAAVVRAMPNTSTAVGASATAVCAGRRAGDRHLGIVRALFEAVGRVVVVPEHFFDAVTGLSGSGPAYVYLLAEAMVEAAQHEGLDREVALDLVAQTVLGAGKMLVETGEDPAVLRARVTSPGGTTMAGVEALIEGGVPAAVRRAIARATRRAGELRGAPPVRSR from the coding sequence ATGATGTGGAACGGGACCGTCGGAATGATCGGCGCGGGCAATATGGCGGACGCGCTTGTGCGCGGCCTGCTCGGCCGTGGTGTGGTCACGCCGGACCGCTGCCTCATGACGAACCGCAGCAACGACGCGCGCCTCGCGCGGTTTGCCCGCGAGTGGACGGTCACGACCACGCGGGACAAGGCACGGCTCGTGCGCGACGCCGACGCCGTCGTGCTCGCCGTGAAGCCGGCGGATGTGCCGGACGTGCTGCGCGACATCGCGCCTCACGTGGAGGCGCGTCACCTCGTCATCTCCGTCGCGGCCGGAGTGCCGATCGAGACCATCGAGCGGGCGCTTCGCACCGCGGCGGTCGTGCGCGCCATGCCCAACACATCGACCGCCGTGGGCGCATCCGCGACCGCTGTCTGCGCGGGCCGCCGGGCCGGTGACCGGCATCTCGGCATCGTGCGCGCGCTCTTCGAGGCCGTCGGCCGGGTCGTGGTCGTGCCGGAACACTTCTTCGATGCCGTGACGGGACTGTCGGGCAGCGGGCCGGCCTACGTCTATCTGCTCGCCGAGGCCATGGTCGAGGCCGCCCAGCACGAAGGCCTGGACCGCGAGGTGGCGCTCGATCTCGTCGCACAGACGGTGCTGGGGGCGGGTAAGATGCTGGTAGAGACCGGTGAGGACCCGGCCGTCCTGCGCGCGCGGGTCACGTCGCCGGGCGGAACCACGATGGCCGGTGTCGAAGCGCTGATAGAGGGCGGTGTTCCGGCGGCGGTCCGCCGCGCGATCGCGCGGGCGACACGCCGCGCCGGCGAATTGCGCGGCGCTCCACCGGTGCGCAGCCGCTAG
- a CDS encoding NAD(P)-dependent oxidoreductase, with protein sequence MSERIGFIGLGIMGKPMAGHLIQAGYPVTVWNRTPSKTADLVQAGARQGTSPKDVAAQSDITVIMVADTPDVRQVVLGADGVIEGARRGGVVVDMSTISPVATREIAEALAARGIEMLDAPVSGGEKGAIDATLSIMVGGKPEIFERVLPAFQRMGKNIVHIGAHGAGQVTKACNQLVLSLTILGVAEAIHLARKAGVDPAKVRSALLGGFAQSRVLELHGQRMLDGNYAPGFRTRLYHKDMGIVTETGRALGMPLLGAGLAAQLYQIAMNEGLGEMDYSVLAKVIGDG encoded by the coding sequence GTGAGCGAACGGATCGGCTTCATCGGGCTCGGGATCATGGGCAAGCCGATGGCCGGACATCTCATCCAGGCCGGCTACCCCGTGACCGTGTGGAACCGTACACCGTCGAAGACGGCCGATCTGGTACAGGCCGGCGCCCGGCAGGGGACCTCGCCGAAAGACGTCGCCGCGCAGAGCGACATCACGGTCATCATGGTCGCCGACACGCCCGACGTGCGGCAGGTCGTTCTCGGCGCGGACGGCGTCATCGAAGGTGCCCGCCGCGGCGGCGTGGTCGTGGACATGAGCACCATTTCCCCGGTCGCGACGCGCGAGATCGCGGAGGCCCTGGCCGCGCGGGGCATCGAGATGCTGGACGCGCCCGTCTCGGGCGGGGAGAAGGGCGCGATCGACGCGACCTTGTCCATCATGGTCGGCGGCAAGCCGGAGATCTTCGAGCGCGTCCTTCCCGCGTTCCAGCGGATGGGCAAGAACATCGTCCACATCGGGGCGCACGGCGCCGGCCAGGTCACCAAAGCCTGCAACCAACTCGTCCTGTCGCTCACGATCCTCGGCGTGGCGGAGGCGATCCACCTGGCGCGGAAGGCCGGGGTCGACCCGGCGAAGGTACGCTCGGCGCTGCTCGGCGGGTTTGCCCAGAGCCGGGTGCTGGAGCTGCACGGGCAGCGCATGCTCGACGGAAATTACGCGCCCGGGTTCCGGACGCGCCTCTACCATAAAGACATGGGCATCGTCACAGAGACCGGCCGGGCACTCGGGATGCCGCTCCTCGGCGCCGGACTCGCCGCCCAGCTCTATCAGATCGCGATGAACGAGGGGCTCGGCGAGATGGACTACTCCGTGCTCGCCAAGGTGATCGGGGACGGCTAG
- a CDS encoding intradiol ring-cleavage dioxygenase, translating into MRARSRRSWIGYLGGRIGAALAACAVAALTAWSGGPAGAATAPKCPVTSTGYMDPNYTPNPPLRSHVGNGFVLMGVIRSGIDCAVLPRVRVEIWHAGPTGVYDAIHRGTVITDGGGRYRFETDFPGSSFGQPHIHVRVAVPGFKPTVAVFLPKPGTKTGELDIVLEPEV; encoded by the coding sequence ATGCGTGCGCGGAGTCGCCGGTCGTGGATCGGGTACCTGGGAGGACGGATCGGCGCGGCCCTCGCCGCGTGTGCCGTCGCCGCCCTGACGGCGTGGAGCGGGGGGCCGGCCGGGGCGGCGACGGCGCCCAAATGCCCCGTCACCTCCACCGGTTACATGGACCCCAACTATACGCCGAACCCGCCGCTCCGGTCCCACGTCGGCAACGGCTTCGTGCTGATGGGCGTCATCCGCTCCGGGATCGATTGCGCCGTGCTGCCGCGGGTGCGCGTCGAAATCTGGCACGCGGGCCCGACCGGCGTGTACGATGCCATCCACCGCGGCACGGTGATCACCGACGGGGGCGGGCGGTATCGGTTCGAGACCGACTTCCCGGGCTCGAGCTTCGGCCAGCCGCACATCCACGTGCGCGTAGCCGTGCCGGGGTTCAAGCCGACCGTGGCCGTGTTTCTTCCGAAGCCGGGGACCAAGACCGGCGAACTGGATATCGTGCTGGAACCGGAAGTCTAG